Sequence from the Neptunomonas japonica JAMM 1380 genome:
AGAGATGAAGATCGGCATCTGAGCAACGATAGGCAAACATCCGCCTAACGGGTTGATCTTCTCTTTCTTGTATAGCTCCATCATGGCTTGGGACATCTTCTGTCGATCAGCGCCGTGTAGCTCTTTTAAACGCGTCATTTCAGGACCGAACTTACGCATTTTTGCCATAGATTTAAAGGCTTTAGCATTTAACTGGAAGAGTAATGCTTTCACCAGAAGCGTGATGCAAATAATAGTCAGCCCCCAGTTTCCTACAATACCATGTATCCACTTAAGCACTATGTAAAGAGGCGATGCAATCCACCACAGCCAACCAAAATCAAGGGTACGATCCAGCATTGGAGCCGCAGCTTCCATCTGGTCTACATCTTTAGGGCCGGCATAAAATGATGCTGAAACAGTTTTCTCGCCGCCAGCAGGTACTTCAAATGAAGGCGATACAAAACCTGCAATGTAGTTACCATTAAGCTTGCGCGTGCTGTATGTGTATTCAGCGCCAGGTGTTGGGATCCATGCACTCAAGAAGTAGTGCTGTACCATGGCTGCCCAACCATCAACTGTTGTTTCATTGAAATTGACTTCATTAATGTCATCAAAATCATATTTTTGATAGCTGTCTGTCGCCGTTGAAAAAACAGGACCAAGGTAAGATTGCATCCCCATATCGGTAGATGAGTTAGGGTCAGCGCTTTGGTCACGTTTAATCTGAGCAAACAAGTTTGCTTGGAATAACTCATTCGAGCCGTTATTAACAATATATTCTTGGCCGATAGTGTAAGAGTTTTTACTAAAGATATAACGTTTAGTAATGCTCAGGCCTTTTGCATCGTTAAAAACTAAATCAACGTTAATGCTGTCTTGTCCATCCAGAGCATATTCACTTTTTGCCACTGAATAGCTAGGGCGTCCATCTGGGTTAGCATCTGGGCCATTTGTACCAACCAAGCCACTTTGTGAAACGTAAGTGCGATTAACATTTTGCTCAAGCAAGATAAATGGAAGCTCGCTTCCAAGTGTTGCTTTGTATGCTGGCAAGGCTACTTGAATAATATCGCCGCCTTTAGCATCAATCAGCACATCTAGAACATCAGTTTTAACTGTGATTAGTTGTGTCGGTGTTGTGCCTTCAGTAGCAGTTTCTGTTGTAGGTAACTCACCAGAAGTGCTTTTTTTAGCAGCTACGGCGGTAGGAAGATCGCTGCTTGTTGATGCACTGCCATAGACAGAAACAGAAGCTGCCGGGGCTTGTGCTGTTGGTTGTTGACCGTAATCCTCATTCCACTGTAAAACCAGCATATATGAGATAAGTGCCAGGGCGGCAACTAGTATGACTCGCTGTACATCCATAAGTTTAAGACCGTTAATCTTGCTTGTTAAGTACGTGTTTGGATTTTTTATTCAACCGAGACCAGCACTTATCGGCAAGGCGATGTAACTCGCTTGCGCTCATATCACCCAGTCCTGGACGAGCCAGAATGATCATATCGACGGGCGGTAGTTTATGCTGGTTAAGGCGAAATGACTCGCGAATGATACGCCGAACATGATTACGTTTCACTGCTCTACGTACATTTTTTTTTGAAATCACAAACCCGAGACGTGGATGTTCGAGTCCGTTATGACGGGCTAGGATAAGTATTTTCTGGTCTGGCACCTTGATAGTGACACTATCAAAGACCTGTTGAAAATCCCCGGCAGTCAACAGGCGAAGCTGTCGGGGATATCCGAATTCGGTCATTCAACTACCAGATCCGGTCGTCGTCTGTATTAAGCAGACAGACGCGAACGGCCTTTTGCACGACGGCGGTTGATAATTGCGCGACCACTTTTAGTAGCCATGCGAGCACGAAAGCCGTGTGTACGAGCACGTTTTAAAACGCTTGGTTGAAATGTTCTTTTCATCAGTCAGTCCTACTATTAACGCTTGTGTAAGTGCTCGGTTATTAGCTGGCTGAAGCTACAGAGCAAAATTAAGACGCGAAATTCTAGTGAATTAATTAAGATAATTCAAATAGTTTTTTAGTTAATGAGTTAAAAGAGATAAATAAATTTCCCAAGCCTATGTTTA
This genomic interval carries:
- the yidC gene encoding membrane protein insertase YidC is translated as MDVQRVILVAALALISYMLVLQWNEDYGQQPTAQAPAASVSVYGSASTSSDLPTAVAAKKSTSGELPTTETATEGTTPTQLITVKTDVLDVLIDAKGGDIIQVALPAYKATLGSELPFILLEQNVNRTYVSQSGLVGTNGPDANPDGRPSYSVAKSEYALDGQDSINVDLVFNDAKGLSITKRYIFSKNSYTIGQEYIVNNGSNELFQANLFAQIKRDQSADPNSSTDMGMQSYLGPVFSTATDSYQKYDFDDINEVNFNETTVDGWAAMVQHYFLSAWIPTPGAEYTYSTRKLNGNYIAGFVSPSFEVPAGGEKTVSASFYAGPKDVDQMEAAAPMLDRTLDFGWLWWIASPLYIVLKWIHGIVGNWGLTIICITLLVKALLFQLNAKAFKSMAKMRKFGPEMTRLKELHGADRQKMSQAMMELYKKEKINPLGGCLPIVAQMPIFISLYWVLMESVELRHADFLYLTDLSAKDPYFILPIIMGVSMFIQQSLNPTPPDPMQAKVMKMLPIMFTFFFLWFPAGLTLYWVVNNILSIAQQYVINKQIEAEPSAT
- the rnpA gene encoding ribonuclease P protein component, whose product is MTEFGYPRQLRLLTAGDFQQVFDSVTIKVPDQKILILARHNGLEHPRLGFVISKKNVRRAVKRNHVRRIIRESFRLNQHKLPPVDMIILARPGLGDMSASELHRLADKCWSRLNKKSKHVLNKQD
- the rpmH gene encoding 50S ribosomal protein L34, which codes for MKRTFQPSVLKRARTHGFRARMATKSGRAIINRRRAKGRSRLSA